Proteins co-encoded in one Candidatus Bathyarchaeia archaeon genomic window:
- the yedA gene encoding drug/metabolite exporter YedA, producing the protein MLTMRLRIALAFFSIYTIWGSTYLAIRFAVETFPPFMMAATRFLIAGGVLYPWIRLRGAPRPTRANWKAATIVGGFLLLGGNGGVTKAEQIVPSSLAAVLITIVPIWMALLELLRKDRIVPTRHVVLGLVLGFGGVVLLVGPGNIAGSSGLNSPWAGVLIFTSLSWAIGSVYSRTAPLPKTPLLGSGMEMLAGGALLLVASVVSGEWAGFQPGNISLLSLVSFIYLVVFGSLIAFSSYVWLLTKTTTARASTYAYVNPVVAVLLGYFLAGEQLTLRTLLASSVIVIAVAVITNFKSRQIAPDDDSSPS; encoded by the coding sequence GTGTTGACGATGCGTTTGCGAATAGCTCTTGCGTTCTTCTCGATCTACACGATTTGGGGGTCCACTTACCTGGCGATCCGTTTCGCGGTCGAAACATTCCCTCCGTTTATGATGGCCGCAACTCGTTTTCTCATTGCAGGTGGAGTCCTTTACCCTTGGATCCGTTTGAGAGGGGCACCGCGTCCGACTCGGGCCAATTGGAAAGCTGCGACGATCGTCGGGGGGTTTCTGTTGCTCGGAGGCAACGGTGGGGTGACGAAGGCCGAACAAATCGTACCTTCCAGCTTGGCCGCTGTATTGATCACGATAGTTCCAATCTGGATGGCTCTTTTGGAGCTGTTGCGAAAGGATCGTATCGTCCCGACTCGTCACGTCGTTCTCGGCCTAGTCCTAGGCTTCGGTGGGGTTGTTCTGCTAGTTGGACCCGGCAACATCGCCGGTAGTAGTGGATTGAATTCCCCCTGGGCAGGTGTTCTGATATTCACCTCCCTCTCTTGGGCAATTGGGTCGGTCTATTCTAGAACGGCACCTCTGCCGAAGACGCCGTTGCTGGGCAGTGGAATGGAGATGTTAGCTGGTGGAGCCCTTCTCCTGGTGGCGTCAGTGGTCTCTGGAGAATGGGCTGGTTTTCAGCCGGGTAACATATCGCTCCTGTCTCTTGTCTCGTTCATCTATCTGGTTGTATTCGGTTCCCTGATAGCCTTCTCATCCTATGTCTGGCTGTTGACAAAGACTACAACGGCGAGAGCCTCCACCTACGCGTACGTCAACCCAGTCGTCGCCGTCTTGCTTGGCTACTTTCTCGCTGGCGAACAGTTGACGCTTCGAACCCTCCTCGCTTCCTCGGTCATAGTCATCGCCGTAGCTGTGATTACCAACTTCAAATCCAGACAGATTGCTCCCGACGACGATTCATCGCCAAGCTGA